CTTGGTCCCATTCTCATCCACACCGCCAAGAGTTCTCCCAAGAACTCCGTTCGGGTCATTTGGGTCTCTTCTTCCGCCACCGTCGTGTCTCCCTACGAAGGAGGTATCAACTTTGACGACATCAACTTGGACAAGGTGGACTCGCCTAACGACCATATTCTCTACTCGCAATCTAAGATTGGCAACGCCTACCAGGCCTATCTGTGGTCAAAATACCATCCCGGCTCTGGAGTCGTTTCAGTGTCTGTAGATCCTGGCAACCTGCGTTCCAACTTGCAGCGCCACGGAAATGGCGTGCTGTTTTACGTCCTGGATTACTTTCTGTACCCCGCCAAGTTTGGAGCGTACACGGAGCTGTCTGCTCTTCTGAACACCGAGGTCAGAGACACGGACCATCTGATTCCCTGGGGCCAGGTCGGACATCTTCGAAACGATGTTGACTACTGTCGACGAGGTGACAAGGGCGAGGCGTTgtggcagcagcttgatTCAGACGTCAAGGATTTTGTTGCAAAGCTTTAGTTGTGAATAGCAGACGGTGCCACGTGTAGGAGatctgtacttgtaggagaTCCTCAGGGCAGCATGAGACGGGTTTGGACTCAGTGCAAATAACACCCATACAATACATTAATGTCGTATAATGTACCGATAATGAACCGCATTGTAGTCGTTCCACTCTGGACTTACTCACACTTGAAGTGTCCTTTCTATCTACAATGTAGGATAGCTTTCTATCTACAATGTAGGATAGCTTTCTATCTACAATGTAGGATAGAAGGGCTTGCTGCTAAAGATCCAGGTCCACCATTGCCATCTGAGATTCTGAGTGACCACCTTTCGGTTGGCCAGcaccttctcttcctcggAAGTAGCAACCTCAATCCAGACCACAGTGTTCTGCT
The Yarrowia lipolytica chromosome 1A, complete sequence genome window above contains:
- a CDS encoding uncharacterized protein (Compare to YALI0A11803g, weakly similar to CA3388|IPF6755 Candida albicans unknown function), with product MSLNRSKFTEYKQTARNFWAGKPRFTEENYPSLDGKTFLITGGHSGVGLESTKLLISKGAKVVIVGRSKEKAQEVLAELPSQQYEFVEANLADLTTIKAAGEYIQNNYPELQGVILNAGVMIPPYSKTPQGHELQWGTNVVGHHALMKYLGPILIHTAKSSPKNSVRVIWVSSSATVVSPYEGGINFDDINLDKVDSPNDHILYSQSKIGNAYQAYLWSKYHPGSGVVSVSVDPGNLRSNLQRHGNGVLFYVLDYFLYPAKFGAYTELSALLNTEVRDTDHLIPWGQVGHLRNDVDYCRRGDKGEALWQQLDSDVKDFVAKL